The Arachis hypogaea cultivar Tifrunner chromosome 14, arahy.Tifrunner.gnm2.J5K5, whole genome shotgun sequence genome has a segment encoding these proteins:
- the LOC112744522 gene encoding uncharacterized protein: MSVCNCKTLLLCSSLSSFKSQHTTLSLSSSLTRRCFASLQTAPSIADDTVKQLLTNHDGVSRLMKMERKPLLFQPQPHARWFPYHDRFSCENGYVISSGEIIDAVSPVMSEERRERFKNVVQNRSYSVCLVVEGLCDFGNVSAAFRSADALGVQSVHVVSCDANKRYRDNRHVSMGAEKWLDIELWDSTTECFKMLKSRGYRIATTHLGMDTVSIYDMDWSCPTAIVVGNENRGISEEALELSDLHCSIPMNGMVDSFNVSVAAGILMHHAVCDRISRMGHHGDLTEEERQILLAEFSLRHSNSAISIVQDYAKRKVATST; this comes from the exons ATGAGTGTTTGCAACTGCAAAACCCTTCTTCTGTgttcctctctctcttccttcaAATCCCAACACaccactctttctctctcttcttccctcacCCGAAGATGCTTCGCTTCACTCCAAACCGCTCCTTCCATTGCAGACGACACTGTCAAACAACTCCTAACCAACCACGATGGTGTCTCCAGGCTCATGAAGATGGAGCGCAAGCCACTCCTCTTCCAACCCCAACCTCACGCTCGCTGGTTCCCTTACCACGATAG GTTCAGCTGTGAAAATGGTTATGTGATAAGCAGTGGTGAGATCATTGATGCTGTTAGTCCGGTGATGTCggaagagaggagggagaggttcAAGAATGTGGTTCAGAACAGGAGCTACTCAGTTTGTTTGGTGGTGGAAGGGCTCTGCGACTTTGGGAATGTTTCCGCCGCATTTCGGTCTGCGGATGCACTTGGGGTGCAGTCTGTTCATGTGGTGTCTTGTGATGCCAACAAAAG GTATAGAGATAATCGTCATGTGAGCATGGGTGCAGAAAAGTGGTTGGACATTGAATTGTGGGACTCTACGACGGAGTGCTTTAAGATGTTAAAATCACGTGGTTATCGAATCGCCACAACCCATTTAGGAATGGATACG GTTTCTATATATGACATGGACTGGTCCTGCCCAACTGCAATTGTAGTTGGAAATGAGAATAG GGGCATTAGCGAGGAGGCTTTGGAGTTGTCGGATTTGCATTGCAGTATTCCGATGAATGGAATGGTAGACTCTTTCAATGTTTCGGTTGCTGCCGGAATCCTCATGCACCATGCCGTGTGTGATAGAATATCACGAATG GGCCATCATGGTGATCTgacagaagaagaaagacaaaTTCTACTTGCAGAGTTTTCACTGCGCCATAGCAACAGTGCAATAAGCATCGTTCAAGATTATGCAAAGCGCAAGGTGGCAACATCGACCTAA
- the LOC112744521 gene encoding pentatricopeptide repeat-containing protein At1g80880, mitochondrial, giving the protein MALRLKASQLKRMANNVLLSQAFHQTLSSPSLSHSQCPAPPLPPPPVPFSFHFDGPQHPPPPQFLELLKKVATFSSQAEAATHLDHSGFEASKDLICCAIWALREQWKPALVAFNWGGKFHCFDEKVCTLMIWVLGTHSKFSTAWCIIRDMQRSSLSTRLAMLIMIDRYAAANNSAKAIQTFNFMEKFRLTPDQEAFHSLLNALCRHGNVEEAEEFMLVNKKLFPLETESFNIILNGWCNITCDVFEAKRVWREMSNYCITPDGVSYSHMISCFSKTGNLFDSLRLYDQMKKREWIPGIMVYNSLVYVLTCENCLKEAVKFVDKLKEEGLQPNSATFNSMIQPLCEAGKLAEARIILNEMVKENVSPTIETYHAFFEGTDYQGTLEFLSRMKGSGLSPNEDSFLLILAKFFKLKQPVNALKIWMEMVAYGVVPNCMHYRTMVEGLVKCRWFIKARDFYEEMISKGCLQDPKLNKLFENEALDRGDKSKNTKTTRVNSDKSGGILRAIR; this is encoded by the exons ATGGCTCTGCGTCTAAAAGCTTCCCAATTAAAGCGAATGGCAAATAACGTGTTACTCTCtcaggcatttcatcaaacactttcATCGCCCTCCCTCTCTCACTCTCAATGCCCcgctcctcctcttcctccaccTCCCGTGCCATTCAGCTTCCACTTCGATGGCCCACAACATCCGCCTCCGCCTCAATTCCTCGAGTTGCTCAAAAAGGTCGCCACCTTTTCGTCGCAAGCAGAGGCAGCCACCCATCTCGACCACTCAGGTTTCGAAGCAAGTAAGGATTTGATATGCTGTGCAATTTGGGCGTTGAGGGAACAATGGAAGCCTGCACTTGTTGCCTTCAATTGGGGCGGCAAATTTCATTGCTTTGATGAGAAAGTTTGCACCTTGATGATATGGGTTCTGGGAACTCATTCAAAATTCTCCACTGCTTGGTGCATCATTCGAGATATGCAACGCTCTTCTCTCTCCACACGGCTTGCTATGCTTATTATGATTGACAG ATATGCTGCTGCTAATAATTCAGCCAAGGCCATTCAAACATTCAACTTTATGGAGAAATTCAGATTGACTCCTGATCAGGAAGCATTCCATTCTCTCTTGAATGCTCTTTGCAGACATGGGAATGTTGAAGAGGCTGAAGAGTTTATGCTTGTAAATAAGAAACTCTTCCCACTTGAAACCGAGAGCTTTAACATTATTCTTAATGGATGGTGTAACATAACATGTGATGTTTTTGAAGCAAAAAGAGTTTGGAGAGAAATGTCAAACTACTGCATTACTCCAGATGGTGTTTCATATAGCCACATGATTTCCTGCTTTTCAAAAACTGGGAATCTTTTTGACTCTCTTAGGCTCTATGATCAGATGAAGAAGAGGGAGTGGATTCCTGGGATAATGGTTTACAATTCATTGGTATATGTTTTAACTTGCGAAAATTGCTTGAAGGAAGCTGTAAAGTTTGTAGATAAGTTGAAAGAAGAAGGTTTGCAGCCAAACTCTGCCACCTTTAATTCCATGATACAACCTCTTTGTGAAGCTGGAAAGTTAGCAGAGGCAAGAATTATATTAAACGAAATGGTGAAAGAGAATGTCAGTCCAACCATTGAGACCTACCATGCATTTTTTGAGGGAACGGATTATCAAGGAACATTAGAATTTCTGAGCAGGATGAAAGGTTCTGGATTGAGTCCAAATGAGGATTCCTTTCTTTTAATTCTGGCAAAGTTCTTCAAGCTGAAGCAACCGGTAAATGCGCTGAAAATATGGATGGAAATGGTGGCATATGGTGTGGTGCCAAATTGTATGCATTACAGAACAATGGTAGAGGGGCTTGTAAAGTGTAGGTGGTTCATCAAGGCCAGGGATTTCTATGAGGAGATGATTTCAAAAGGATGTTTGCAAGATCCAAAGCTTAATAAGCTTTTTGAGAATGAAGCACTTGATCGTGGTGATAAGTCAAAGAATACTAAAACTACACGGGTTAATAGTGATAAAAGTGGGGGAATTCTGAGAGCAATAAGATGA